A DNA window from Patagioenas fasciata isolate bPatFas1 chromosome 1, bPatFas1.hap1, whole genome shotgun sequence contains the following coding sequences:
- the PVALB gene encoding parvalbumin alpha isoform X1: MAMTDVLSAEDIKKAVGAFSAAESFNYKKFFEMVGLKKKSPEDVKKVFHILDKDRSGFIEEEELKFVLKGFTPDGRDLSDKETKALLAAGDKDGDGKIGADEFATLVAES, from the exons ATGGCTATGACTGACGTGCTCAGCGCTGAGGATATCAAGAAGGCTGTGGGAGCCTtttcag CGGCCGAATCTTTTAACTACAAGAAGTTTTTCGAGATGGTAGGACTGAAAAAGAAGAGCCCAGAAGATGTGAAGAAGGTTTTCCACATTCTTGATAAAGATCGAAGTGGCTTCATCGAAGAGGAAGAATTAAA GTTTGTACTGAAAGGCTTTACCCCAGATGGAAGAGACCTATCAGACAAAGAAACGAAGGCTCTTCTGGCTGCTGGAGATAAGGATGGTGATGGTAAAATTGGCGCTGATG
- the PVALB gene encoding parvalbumin alpha isoform X2: MAMTDVLSAEDIKKAVGAFSAAESFNYKKFFEMVGLKKKSPEDVKKVFHILDKDRSGFIEEEELKFVLKGFTPDGRDLSDKETKALLAAGDKDGDGKIGADGLLL; encoded by the exons ATGGCTATGACTGACGTGCTCAGCGCTGAGGATATCAAGAAGGCTGTGGGAGCCTtttcag CGGCCGAATCTTTTAACTACAAGAAGTTTTTCGAGATGGTAGGACTGAAAAAGAAGAGCCCAGAAGATGTGAAGAAGGTTTTCCACATTCTTGATAAAGATCGAAGTGGCTTCATCGAAGAGGAAGAATTAAA GTTTGTACTGAAAGGCTTTACCCCAGATGGAAGAGACCTATCAGACAAAGAAACGAAGGCTCTTCTGGCTGCTGGAGATAAGGATGGTGATGGTAAAATTGGCGCTGATG GTCTCCTGCTTTAA